One Chaetodon trifascialis isolate fChaTrf1 chromosome 21, fChaTrf1.hap1, whole genome shotgun sequence genomic window carries:
- the cox6b1 gene encoding cytochrome c oxidase subunit 6B1, which yields MAEEIQTKLESYRTAPFDARFPNQNQTRNCWSNYLDYHRCQKALDAKGVDTAPCDWYKRVYTSLCPLSWVQKWDEQRDEGTFPGKV from the exons ATGGCTGAGGAGATTCAGACAAAGCTGGAGAGCTATCGCACTGCCCCCTTTGATGCCAGATTTCCCAACCAGAACCAGACCAGGAACTGCTGGTCCAACTACCTGG ACTATCACCGCTGCCAGAAAGCTCTGGACGCCAAAGGAGTGGACACTGCCCCATGTGACTGGTACAAAAGGGTCTACACATCCCTCTGCCCCTTATCCTGG GTCCAGAAATGGGATGAGCAGAGAGACGAGGGGACCTTTCCAGGAAAAGTCTAA
- the fam234a gene encoding protein FAM234A yields the protein METTGSATEGDPLKRGEDGAETGTAPSAAELKKKSCKEVLGFAKLTHWRTAVFFLSLFLCLTIVFAFSFIIPCPVRPQYLISWNRTFSEAVTYDFLAIEDTSRDKVMDVLFVVKNTEGSQNNTCAGAGLPSPCVFALAVDGTDGATLWELPLDPDFHWAQCGLDKDSSRTWDCLLSHSDQLTAVDKYSGDVRWEQPQPSGLHSTLPVLSVPDLDGDKVSDVALVASDNTQTQLVFLSGKTGFQIGSTVVLDFPEVTNHLLHCTTKGSHYVLLQKDTGLYGLALWRIAAEAKAGMEMGLKKDTEWEKNASPTSGLVPVYESDSMKQVLRKGETDDTPNLLLVTGREVAEVDGKNLQLLWRFNTSSVLSKPSFGHYNKDDILDVVVEEDIGNYTKRVIILDGKSGGVLWEVKLLATPNSPRPASVHTTNSFSIFVFWGMLPSGTNSSVPSTTDRRSYMLHPLYSKVLLESPSSMDHIVTFRATLLERGRHAAYILLTGPGTQGAEGTVVLSKRKLKQDVPDSIVLRISNDGGSETNDDIKEAFNRLRFSDW from the exons ATGGAGACCACAGGCAGTGCCACAGAGGGCGACCCCCTGAAGAGGGGAGAGGACGGAGCAGAGACGGGAACGGCACCATCAGCggcagagctgaagaagaagagttgCAAGGAGGTCTTGGGTTTTGCCAAACTGACCCACTGGCGAACCGcagtcttcttcctctccctgttcCTGTGCCTCACCATAGTGTTTGCCTTCTCCTTCATCATCCCCTGTCCCGTCAGACCACAGTATCTCATCTCCTGGAACAGGACGTTCTCTGAAGCAG TGACCTATGACTTCTTAGCGATTGAGGATACGAGCAGGGACAAGGTGATGGATGTCCTGTTTGTGGTCAAAAACACGGAAGGCAGTCAGAACAATACCTGTGCTGGTGCAG GTCTGCCCTCgccatgtgtgtttgcgttAGCCGTGGATGGGACAGATGGAGCGACCCTGTGGGAACTTCCACTGGATCCTGACTTCCACTGGGCCCAGTGCGGTCTGGACAAAGACTCAAGCCGAACCTGGGACTGTCTTCTGTCCCATTCGGACCAGCTCACAGCCGTTGACAAATACAGTG gtgaTGTCAGGTGGGAGCAGCCTCAGCCCTCTGGTCTGCACAGCACCCTGCCTGTTCTCAGTGTCCCAGATCTGGATGGGGACAAGGTCAGCGATGTGGCTCTGGTGGCATCTGACAACACACAG ACTCAGCTGGTATTCCTCTCAGGGAAGACGGGGTTCCAGATTGGTTCTACGGTGGTTCTTGACTTTCCAGAGGTGACCAATCATCTTCTCCATTGCACTACAAAAGGTTCCCACTATGTGCTGCTTCAAAAAG ACACTGGCTTGTATGGACTAGCACTGTGGAGGATTGCTGCCGAGGCTAAAGCAGGGATGGAGATGGGCCTCAAGAAGGACACAGAGTGGGAGAAGAACGCCAGTCCAACATCTGGACTCGTACCCGTCTACGA GTCTGACTCCATGAAACAAGTGCTCAGAAAAGGGGAGACAGACGATACACCCAACCTGCTGCTTGTCACTGGGAGAGAGGTGGCAGAAGTCGATGGAAAAAAtttgcagctgctgtggaggtTCAATACCAGCTCAGTCCTCAG TAAGCCCTCCTTTGGTCACTACAACAAAGACGATATACTTGATGTTGTGGTCGAGGAGGATATTGGCAACTACACAAAGAGG GTTATAATTCTTGACGGGAAGTCCGGTGGTGTGCTGTGGGAAGTGAAGCTCTTGGCTACTCCTAACTCGCCAAGACCCGCCTCAGTCCACACCACCAACTCCTTCTCGATCTTTGTGTTCTGGGGCATGCTGCCATCAGGGACCAACTCATCT GTCCCATCGACGACTGACCGACGTTCCTACATGCTCCATCCTCTCTATTCGAAAGTTCTCCTGGAGTCACCCAGCTCCATGGACCACATCGTAACGTTCAGAG CCACGCTGCTGGAGCGTGGACGCCATGCCGCGTACATCCTGCTGACGGGCCCTGGGACGCAGGGAGCTGAAGGCACCGTCGTCCTCAGCAAGCGAAAGCTGAAGCAGGACGTCCCTGACAGCATTGTGCTCCGTATCAGCAACGACGGAGGTTCAGAGACCAACGATGACATCAAAGAGGCCTTCAACCGTCTCCGCTTCAGCGATTGGTGA